Part of the Diabrotica virgifera virgifera chromosome 6, PGI_DIABVI_V3a genome, CTGCACATTCAATTCCGATACATAACTTGCATGACGTGGCTGCAGCCATTTGAAGAACTACTTGTCCTACACCAGAGCCCAGATCAATAAAAACATCATCAGACGATATTTTAATGTGATCGATCATCTGACATACCAGGTCATATGATGTTTCACCATATACCTCTGGTGAAAATGGTTCGTATTGGTTCAACCTTTCTGGAGCAGTAACTGAAGAATTATATGTTTGCAGTAAGATATGTTTTAAAAGACCTCGAGATGGACTTTTTGCCGTTCGGTGAGAAGGTAATGAAGTTCCTTTCTCTAAAGCAACTACGCTATCTATAGCTTTGTTGTACCGATCGCACAATGATTTCATGCTTTCATAGCTCTTCGTGTCATAGTTGCAGAGTATGTTATTCTCTAAAGGTAACTTTAATACAGGTAGATCTTCACAAACCCAGCGGATTGTATCAACAATTTCTGTAGCTCGATCATGCTTATCATTTCCACGTCCGTAAATTAATGGCCAAGTGTAACATACTGGTTCGGCCCCAACAGGAGAATGTAATTTTAATTCCATTATTTAAatcagattttttttataaattgcagAGGAAAATGAGAcagaatttgtttttttttggctAAAAATAAACATGCAAGTGTTGGTCGTGGTTTGAACTGTCAGAAAAATGTTATGGATCCAAATCTaatcaatatacataaaaataggaaaacagtattataatatttataatagtaTTATAGATCTACAAAAAAAATGtgtacatatatttaaaaatctaCTTTGTCAATGACAACTGCTACACTGTTCAAGCACTATTTTTCAAATATTGCTTTCCTTTAACAACATATATGAAACATTCTCATAAGTAACAAAAGTTATCATAGTAGCAGGTATCACCCTCAATAAATTTGTACCCAAACCTTTATAAAATCCTTTCCAGCCTTCATACAGCCACGTTTGTTTGATACAGTCTAGTGCTCCTGCATAACTGTAGTGCTGATTCTGTAATCTTGCTCGTATAACTTGGTAAGGGTATGTAGTAGCTGCTGCTATTAGCTTAGAAGTTGCTGCAAATGTTAAATATTCAATAGTACCTAACTTTGTACTTAGTGGCAGTGAACTATAGGAACAATACTCTTTCTTTAATTCTTCGTATACCATAAATTGCACAGCACCATGGGAGACCCCGAATATACCCGGCACAAGTCCCTTGTAGTATCCTCTGAAACCTTCTTTTTGGTAAATTTTCACCAAAGCATCAACCATACCATCATACTTCTTGTGGCCGGCATATTGGAGACATAATCTGGTTTTGACTACCCAAACAGGATTGGTTAAGAGTAATGTCATAAACCCTGACTGGGAAGCCACTAAAAGGTGTGTACCTGCACTTAACTTGGTATCTACGTTACCTTCTTTCAACCAGTTTTTCATAGAAt contains:
- the LOC114327005 gene encoding mitochondrial folate transporter/carrier; translation: MTLVTKKTTQESVSLLSQVKYEHLVAGLSGGITSTLVLHPLDVIKIRFAVNDGRLQSTPKYKGIANAFLTIFRQEGIRGLYQGVTPNVWGAGASWGLYFFFYDSMKNWLKEGNVDTKLSAGTHLLVASQSGFMTLLLTNPVWVVKTRLCLQYAGHKKYDGMVDALVKIYQKEGFRGYYKGLVPGIFGVSHGAVQFMVYEELKKEYCSYSSLPLSTKLGTIEYLTFAATSKLIAAATTYPYQVIRARLQNQHYSYAGALDCIKQTWLYEGWKGFYKGLGTNLLRVIPATMITFVTYENVSYMLLKESNI